GTTGAACCTTCGCCCTTTTTGGCTCCGGCCGTCGCTGCACTGGCCGCGCGTCGGTTCCCGCAGGGGATTATTTCCGAAGGGGCGACCCTCGATGCGCTTTATGTGAGGCCTGCCGATGCCGAAGTCCGATGGCGATTGCGCGCGGGTCCCCTTCCGGATTGATCGTATGAACACGGACGATCTTCCGGAAGTGGTCGAGATCGAAGAGCTGTCCCATCTGAGTCGGTGGGGCGCCCAAGGATATGCGCGCGAACTCGCCTTGCCGGAGCGTTCGATCCTTCTCGTCGCACGGCCGATGGAGGCGCACGTTCCGCGCCGCGTCCTCGGTTTCCTCTGTTCTACCCTCGTGCTCGACGAATGGCACATCCACAACCTGGCGACGCATCCGAACTTCCGCCGCCAGGGCATCGCGCGCGCTTTGCTCCTTCACGGACGCGCAATGGCCCGAGAGCGCGGGGCGCGGTACGCCCTACTGGAAGTGCGCGCCTCCAATCTCCCAGCCCAACGACTGTATCAACAGCTCGGATTCTACGTGTTCCACCGCCGAAAGGGCTATTACGCGGATCCCCCTGAAGATGCCCTCCTGATGCGCTGCAACCTCTCTGAGACTTCGACATTGGAAGAAATTGCCCCTTGAGCGCTCAGGCCAGGCGCGCCCATAAATGCGGGGGCTTCTTCTTGCGCCCACGTGGGTTTCATATTATGATTCGCTCGGCACATGGGGACGAGCACGACAGCAATCCGCGATCACTTCACGAGGAGGGAGGAGATGGACGCCAACTCCGTGTCGCTCAAAGAACACCTGATGTCTATTGATCCGGAGTTCCGTGCCCTCGTCTTA
The genomic region above belongs to Blastocatellia bacterium and contains:
- the rimI gene encoding ribosomal protein S18-alanine N-acetyltransferase, translating into MNTDDLPEVVEIEELSHLSRWGAQGYARELALPERSILLVARPMEAHVPRRVLGFLCSTLVLDEWHIHNLATHPNFRRQGIARALLLHGRAMARERGARYALLEVRASNLPAQRLYQQLGFYVFHRRKGYYADPPEDALLMRCNLSETSTLEEIAP